One stretch of Candidatus Poribacteria bacterium DNA includes these proteins:
- a CDS encoding M14 family metallocarboxypeptidase: MRDYTEITERLKYLDVPIELLGTVHAKENINLPIYQIHLASSARTPRRVLITGGMHGDEPAGVEAVLRFLERDNTTLLKDFSFLVIPCINPYGYVHNTRETFDDIDINRAFETDDVAEVAIVKKALGQTQFSLAIDFHEDYDATGFYLYEGKRDEKYIGPRLATAAKAIGPLDPEDPGEDAPDLAEGVYKVATSWGTQGLTPYLLHFHSEHVIISETPTVWQLEQRVALHLTILDTALDIISRKDV; the protein is encoded by the coding sequence TTGCGCGATTACACTGAAATTACTGAACGCTTGAAATATTTGGACGTGCCAATAGAACTGCTCGGCACTGTCCACGCCAAAGAAAATATTAATTTGCCTATATATCAAATTCACTTAGCCTCGTCTGCCCGGACCCCGCGACGAGTTCTTATCACTGGTGGTATGCACGGTGATGAGCCTGCCGGTGTTGAGGCTGTTTTGCGGTTCCTTGAACGTGACAACACCACACTCCTGAAAGACTTCTCATTTTTGGTGATCCCATGCATTAATCCCTACGGTTATGTTCATAACACACGCGAGACGTTTGACGACATAGACATCAATCGCGCTTTTGAGACAGACGATGTTGCCGAGGTTGCTATCGTCAAGAAAGCCTTGGGACAAACCCAGTTCTCGCTTGCGATAGATTTCCATGAGGACTACGATGCAACCGGGTTTTACCTCTACGAGGGCAAACGGGACGAGAAATACATCGGTCCTCGGCTTGCCACCGCTGCTAAAGCAATCGGTCCACTGGATCCGGAGGACCCCGGCGAAGATGCGCCGGACCTTGCTGAAGGGGTCTACAAAGTTGCCACTTCATGGGGCACCCAAGGTTTGACACCTTACCTCTTGCATTTTCACAGTGAACATGTTATTATCTCTGAAACACCGACAGTCTGGCAACTGGAACAACGCGTAGCACTCCATCTAACAATACTGGATACCGCACTCGACATTATTTCTCGAAAGGACGTATAA
- a CDS encoding tetratricopeptide repeat protein: protein MLAGTQRAKNVLPLLAPPTPTQPSMFESQKQTPFVPQPSLLLKTMKVAPYSENDYRWFAYLLELLIEIGNRDKDFSFNTVLRSDYRQLSPLLEELVFTVGENVHHPATSLMMLVGLLVERYETENVPKLSELPPEPIEEEPVEWNDEWEIIEISDLTPEEIQELEKDHAPAAILKWTETEVAIHAFFSMGNILSEGGWVREAISAYDMALRLKPDYAEAYYNRGTAKTLIGEHETAIADFDEAICLNPEFVEAHYNRSQTKVSLSQIEGARYDLEIALKLAEKQECDHIKSNIQRCLQELVNMD from the coding sequence ATGTTAGCCGGCACACAAAGAGCAAAAAATGTATTGCCCCTATTGGCACCTCCGACACCTACGCAGCCGAGTATGTTTGAATCCCAAAAGCAAACTCCTTTTGTACCACAACCTTCTCTGCTTCTCAAAACTATGAAGGTTGCGCCTTATTCAGAAAATGATTATCGTTGGTTTGCCTACTTGCTGGAGTTGCTAATTGAGATCGGGAATCGAGATAAAGATTTTAGTTTCAACACCGTCTTGAGAAGTGACTACCGACAACTTTCACCGCTGCTGGAAGAGTTAGTTTTTACAGTAGGTGAAAATGTACATCATCCTGCTACTTCTCTGATGATGCTCGTCGGGCTTCTCGTTGAAAGGTATGAGACTGAAAACGTTCCAAAGTTGTCAGAGCTTCCGCCAGAACCGATAGAAGAGGAACCCGTTGAATGGAACGACGAATGGGAAATTATAGAAATAAGCGACTTAACACCAGAAGAAATACAGGAACTTGAAAAAGACCATGCCCCTGCTGCCATCCTAAAGTGGACCGAAACGGAGGTAGCTATTCACGCATTCTTCTCAATGGGTAATATCCTTTCGGAGGGTGGTTGGGTAAGAGAAGCCATTTCTGCATACGATATGGCACTCCGCTTGAAACCCGATTATGCCGAAGCTTACTACAATCGTGGCACAGCGAAAACATTGATTGGCGAACACGAAACCGCCATCGCCGATTTTGACGAAGCTATCTGTCTGAATCCAGAATTTGTAGAGGCACACTACAACCGCAGTCAAACAAAGGTTAGCCTTAGCCAGATCGAAGGGGCGCGATATGATTTGGAGATAGCGTTAAAACTGGCTGAAAAGCAAGAATGTGATCATATTAAAAGTAACATCCAGCGATGCCTTCAGGAATTGGTTAACATGGATTAA
- a CDS encoding tetratricopeptide repeat protein, which translates to MPTETELYDAALTHFAENDLEAAVNAFKELIDTYPDYIEGFLGLGHAYERMSLYDEAIEAIQKAIEINPKDPLVYTSLSMCYQRKGMIQEAEDAMAKSQQLQIEASGSST; encoded by the coding sequence ATGCCAACTGAAACGGAACTTTACGATGCCGCGCTCACGCATTTTGCTGAAAACGATCTCGAAGCGGCTGTTAATGCCTTTAAAGAACTGATTGACACCTACCCAGACTACATCGAAGGATTCCTTGGGTTAGGACATGCTTATGAACGGATGAGTCTATACGATGAAGCCATTGAGGCTATCCAGAAGGCGATAGAAATCAACCCAAAGGATCCGCTTGTATATACCAGTTTATCCATGTGTTACCAAAGAAAAGGGATGATCCAAGAAGCAGAGGATGCGATGGCAAAGTCGCAGCAGTTGCAGATAGAGGCATCCGGTTCATCTACATAA
- a CDS encoding mandelate racemase/muconate lactonizing enzyme family protein: MEDQQIQSNVNTASQPSALKITDMRIVRTQTGGPILKLDTNQGIYGLGEVRDGASPTYALMLKSRILGENPCNVDKIFRQIKQFGHHARQGGGICGIEMALMDLAGKAYGVPCYQLAGGKFRDKIRCYSDTPSLRDPEEMGKILQERMDRGFTFLKMDIGVGLLRGTPGTISAPAGNLETSNLMHPFTGIRLTEKGIGILCEYVETVRGIIGYEIPLSVDHFGHIGIEDCIRLARALEKYNLAWLEDMVPWQYTDQYVRLSNSCATPICTGEDIYCKEDFMPLFESRGIAIAHPDIATSGGILETKKIGDLAEEHGIAMALHMAGTPVCAMASVHCAAATSNFMVLENHSVDNPWWDEMVTGLPNPIIQDGYINVPDTPGLGIDLNEEVIREHLHSEETDYFAPTTEWDSERSHDRLWS; the protein is encoded by the coding sequence ATGGAAGATCAACAGATACAGTCAAATGTCAATACGGCTTCTCAACCCTCAGCACTAAAAATCACCGATATGCGTATCGTTCGGACGCAAACGGGTGGTCCCATTTTGAAATTGGACACGAACCAAGGCATTTACGGTCTCGGTGAGGTTCGCGATGGGGCGAGTCCGACGTATGCGTTGATGCTCAAAAGTCGGATTTTGGGTGAAAATCCGTGTAACGTCGATAAAATCTTTCGGCAGATTAAACAGTTCGGTCACCATGCTCGACAAGGTGGCGGTATCTGCGGGATTGAAATGGCACTGATGGATTTGGCAGGTAAGGCTTACGGTGTACCGTGTTATCAACTCGCTGGCGGCAAATTCCGAGACAAAATCCGATGCTATAGCGATACACCGTCCCTCAGAGACCCCGAAGAGATGGGTAAAATACTCCAAGAACGTATGGACAGGGGATTCACTTTCCTGAAGATGGACATCGGTGTTGGGCTGCTTCGCGGAACTCCCGGTACGATTTCTGCACCGGCGGGGAATTTAGAAACCTCTAACCTGATGCACCCGTTTACCGGCATCCGCTTGACCGAAAAAGGTATCGGTATACTCTGCGAATATGTGGAAACCGTTCGGGGCATTATCGGCTATGAGATACCGCTCTCGGTGGATCATTTTGGGCACATCGGTATTGAGGACTGTATCCGTCTCGCAAGAGCGTTAGAGAAATATAACCTCGCGTGGTTAGAAGATATGGTGCCGTGGCAGTATACTGACCAATATGTTCGTCTCTCCAATTCATGTGCGACACCCATTTGCACGGGTGAGGACATCTACTGTAAAGAGGATTTCATGCCGCTGTTTGAGAGTCGAGGGATTGCGATTGCTCACCCCGATATTGCGACATCGGGCGGGATTTTGGAGACGAAAAAGATCGGCGATTTGGCGGAGGAGCACGGCATTGCGATGGCACTCCACATGGCAGGCACGCCTGTCTGCGCTATGGCGAGCGTCCACTGCGCTGCAGCGACATCAAACTTTATGGTGCTGGAGAACCACTCTGTTGACAATCCTTGGTGGGATGAGATGGTCACAGGCTTGCCGAACCCGATTATCCAAGACGGTTATATCAATGTTCCAGATACCCCGGGGTTAGGCATTGATCTGAACGAAGAGGTCATCCGGGAGCATCTTCATTCAGAGGAGACGGACTACTTCGCACCGACGACAGAATGGGATTCGGAACGTTCGCACGATAGGTTGTGGAGTTAA